The following coding sequences are from one Lolium rigidum isolate FL_2022 chromosome 6, APGP_CSIRO_Lrig_0.1, whole genome shotgun sequence window:
- the LOC124662949 gene encoding uncharacterized protein LOC124662949 has translation MEEGAGMPRRRSPPLHPQIQARDEGAGVDRRRNPRLHPQIQASEEGGGIAHRSSPRLHPQIHASEDGARSTRTSPVESASLPDDDDMLREILRRLPPQPSSLPRASAVCKRWRGLVTDPKFHRQFRDHHGKPPLLGLFESSNKGIVFKPTLDAPDCIPSQRFHLGRYSRMRLLCATPLPATSAAWLGHQRCLAVPSELRMGHLGGAVLCAVGDHGHVHGGCHRNPFKVVLVSTARSDNQPLACVFSSETAIWGNAISAEAPRQFIDTGVPPTLIDDFRNRRIIQAEDGAIGFAILSYPSFQMWQRNVNGHGVATWLPSKTIDMHAVLGLPSLVSGWLLGYDEDTDEFFVYVGTNVYGVQLKLMQSRKLHESSCLSPRYPFKSFYTPGDEADMLHDP, from the exons ATGGAGGAGGGCGCCGGAATGCCCCGCCGCCGTAGCCCGCCCCTGCATCCCCAGATCCAAGCGAGAGACGAGGGAGCTGGAGTGGACCGCCGCCGCAACCCCCGCCTCCATCCTCAAATCCAGGCGAGTGAGGAGGGCGGCGGAATAGCCCACCGCAGCAGCCCGCGTCTTCATCCCCAAATCCACGCGAGCGAGGATGGCGCCCGATCGACCCGCACCTCGCCGGTGGAGTCTGCATCCCTGCCGGACGACGACGATATGCTGCGGGAGATCCTCCGCCGTCTTCCCCCGCAGCCGTCCTCCCTACCCCGCGCCTCCGCGGTCTGCAAGCGTTGGCGGGGACTCGTCACCGACCCCAAGTTCCACCGCCAGTTCCGCGATCACCACGGGAAGCCCCCACTTCTCGGCCTATTCGAGTCGAGCAACAAGGGGATCGTGTTCAAACCCACCCTGGACGCTCCTGACTGCATCCCTTCCCAGCGATTCCACCTTGGACGCTACA GCAGGATGAGGTTGTTGTGTGCAACCCCATTACCGGCCACCAGCGCTGCTTGGCTGGGCCACCAGCGCTGCTTGGCTGTTCCGTCGGAGTTAAGGATGGGCCACCTCGGAGGGGCGGTGCTCTGCGCTGTGGGTGACCATGGCCACGTCCACGGCGGCTGCCACCGGAACCCCTTCAAGGTGGTGTTGGTGTCCACGGCTAGAAGTGATAATCAACCCCTCGCTTGTGTTTTCTCTTCGGAGACTGCCATATGGGGCAATGCCATCTCAGCAGAGGCTCCACGTCAGTTTATTGATACCGGTGTTCCTCCGACACTTATCG ATGATTTTCGAAACCGCCGGATCATCCAGGCTGAGGATGGCGCTATTGGCTTTGCCATATTGTCTTATCCTAGCTTCCAAATGTGGCAGAGGAATGTCAATGGTCATGGTGTTGCCACATGGCTGCCTTCGAAGACCATTGACATGCATGCAGTTCTAGGACTCCCTTCTCTAGTGTCGGGATGGCTGCTGGGGTATGATGAGGATACTGATGAATTTTTTGTATATGTGGGGACCAATGTCTATGGGGTTCAACTTAAGTTGATGCAGTCCAGGAAACTTCATGAATCCAGTTGTCTCAGTCCCCGCTATCCTTTCAAGAGTTTCTATACACCAG GTGACGAAGCTGACATGTTGCACGATCCATAG
- the LOC124660943 gene encoding ras-related protein RABG3a-like codes for MSTSRRRTLLKVIVLGDSGVGKTSLMNQYVHNKFSQQYKATIGADFVTKEVLIEDRLVTLQIWDTAGQERFQSLGVAFYRGADCCVLVYDVNVNKSFDTLNTWHDEFLNQASPSDPKTFPFILLGNKIDVDGGKSRVVSEKKAREWCSSKGNIPYFETSAKEDFNVDEAFLSVAKLALEHERDQDIYFQTVADPVAETEQRGDVRASS; via the exons ATGTCGACCTCGCGCAGGCGGACCCTCCTCAAGGTCATCGTCCTCGGCGACAGCGG GGTCGGGAAGACGTCGCTGATGAACCA ATATGTTCACAACAAGTTCAGTCAGCAGTACAAAGCTACGATCGGGGCGGATTTCGTCACCAAGGAGGTCCTGATCGAGGACAGGCTCGTCACGTTGCAG ATCTGGGACACCGCGGGGCAGGAGAGGTTCCAGAGTCTCGGTGTCGCGTTCTACCGAGGGGCAGATTGCTGCGTGCTCGTCTATGATGTCAATGTTAACAAGTCATTTGATACGCTCAACACATGGCATGATGAGTTCCTCAACCAA GCTAGCCCATCGGATCCCAAAACTTTCCCATTCATCCTACTTGGGAACAAGATTGACGTCGATGGTGGCAAAAGCAGAGTG GTTTCTGAGAAGAAAGCAAGGGAGTGGTGTTCTTCAAAAGGCAATATTCCTTATTTTGAGACTTCTGCAAAAGAAGACTTCAATGTCGATGAAGCATTTTTGTCTGTTGCAAAGCTTGCTCTAGAGCATGAGCGTGATCAGGACAT CTACTTCCAAACAGTTGCAGATCCTGTCGCTGAGACTGAACAGAGAGGGGATGTGCGTGCTAGTAGTTAG
- the LOC124660409 gene encoding uncharacterized protein LOC124660409: MEEGARMAPNPRRRRRRRSPPLYPQIQAIEDGGRMARRSSPRLHPQIHASEDGAGLTRTSPVESASLPDDDDMLREILRRLPPQPSSLPRASAVCKRWRGLVTDPKFHRQFRAHHGKPPLLGLFELSNEGIVFKPILDPPDCIPSQRFHLGRYSQRCHYILLDSRHGLVLVKNSNQNQVVVCDPITGHHRCLAVPSELRMGKLGGAVLCAAGDHGHVHVDCHPNPFKVVLVSTATSANQPLACVYSSETLIWSNLISAEAPRQFFNAGVPPTLIGSALYWLSVSDLMLKFDLDEHILAAISVPPVTDGTYYRNRRIIQAEDGAIGFAILSYPSFQMWQRNVNGHGVVTWLPSKTIDIHTFLGLPSQIGLVSARLLGYDEDTDEIFVYVRPNVYGVQLKLMQSRKLNETTTVSPYYLFKSFYTPAIYEGDEADMLHHP; encoded by the exons ATGGAGGAGGGCGCCCGAATGGCCCCaaatccacgccgccgccgccgtcgccgtagcCCGCCCCTGTATCCCCAGATCCAGGCGATAGAGGACGGCGGCCGAATGGCCCGCCGCAGCAGCCCGCGTCTTCATCCCCAAATCCACGCGAGCGAGGATGGCGCCGGATTGACCCGCACCTCGCCGGTGGAGTCTGCATCCCTGCCGGACGACGACGATATGCTGCGGGAGATCCTCCGCCGTCTTCCCCCGCAGCCGTCCTCCCTACCCCGCGCCTCCGCGGTCTGCAAGCGTTGGCGGGGACTCGTCACCGACCCCAAGTTCCACCGCCAGTTCCGCGCTCACCACGGGAAGCCCCCACTTCTCGGCCTATTCGAgttgagcaacgaggggatcgtgTTCAAACCCATACTGGACCCTCCTGACTGCATCCCTTCCCAGCGATTCCACCTTGGACGCTACAGCCAGCGCTGCCATTACATTTTGCTCGATTCCCGCCACGGTCTCGTCCTCGTCAAAAACTCGAACCAGAATCAGGTTGTTGTGTGCGACCCCATCACCGGCCACCACCGCTGCTTGGCTGTTCCGTCCGAGTTAAGGATGGGCAAGCTCGGAGGGGCGGTGCTCTGTGCTGCTGGTGACCATGGCCACGTCCACGTCGActgccacccaaacccctttaaggTTGTCTTGGTGTCCACGGCTACAAGTGCTAATCAACCCCTCGCCTGTGTTTACTCTTCGGAGACTCTCATATGGAGCAATCTCATCTCAGCAGAGGCTCCACGTCAGTTTTTTAATGCCGGTGTTCCTCCGACACTTATCGGTAGCGCACTCTACTGGTTGTCCGTGAGTGATCTCATGCTTAAATTTGATTTGGATGAGCACATCCTAGCTGCGATTAGTGTGCCTCCCGTTACAGATGGTACCTACTATCGAAACCGTCGGATCATCCAGGCTGAGGATGGCGCTATTGGCTTCGCCATATTGTCTTATCCTAGCTTCCAAATGTGGCAGAGGAACGTCAATGGTCATGGTGTTGTCACATGGCTGCCTTCGAAGACCATTGACATACATACATTTCTAGGACTCCCTTCTCAGATTGGGCTAGTGTCAGCGCGGCTGCTGGGTTATGATGAGGATACTGATGAAATATTTGTATATGTGAGGCCCAATGTCTATGGGGTTCAACTTAAGTTGATGCAGTCCAGGAAACTTAATGAAACCACTACTGTCAGTCCCTACTATCTTTTCAAGAGTTTCTATACACCAG CGATTTATGAAGGTGATGAAGCTGACATGTTGCACCATCCATAG
- the LOC124662951 gene encoding zinc finger CCHC domain-containing protein 9-like, translating into MLLRLPYARPAPSTARWRPPGPERARARPRPAHHLRRGHAAASSADGGGAPLHYDPLADLLGPDLDPSTSQNTAPVSEKGKLRSWVGPNGQYYRELPCPNCRSRGYTPCKECGIDRSSLDCPMCNGKGIRMCMQCDGECVIWQESIDEQPWEEVLSSSPLKVKEDDEVDKLDIKISTSKRSKRTYPSPSPEVAMKISRSLRSLNAKTGLFTKHMKIIHQDAKLHAQRVAAIKRTKGTPAARNDASEKQKAFFRDPENRLKRSVAMKGVKFYCSKCGQEGHRSFYCPTVRENSTRVQFRCRLCGGKGHNSRTCGKPKSDNERQRQPRHCSLCGEKGHNRQNCPGSPRVEVGTSGHISKKVNRPNSGIYSCSFCSERGHNRRTCPKRNASLER; encoded by the exons ATGCTGCTGCGCCTTCCGTACGCGCGCCCCGCACCGTCCACAGCTCGATGGAGGCCGCCGGGGCCGGAGCGGGCGCGGGCGAGGCCGCGGCCGGCACATCACCTCCGCCGAGGGCACGCGGCCGCTTCCTCGGCCGACGGCGGCGGGGCGCCG CTCCACTACGACCCTTTGGCGGACCTCCTCGGCCCAGACCTCGACCCCAGCACATCGCA GAACACTGCCCCGGTTTCAGAGAAGGGGAAGCTGAGGTCCTGGGTTGGTCCAAATGGGCAGTACTATCGAGAGTTGCCTTGCCCTAATTGCAGGAGTAGAGGATACACTCCTTGCAAAGAGTGCGGGATAGATAGATCCAGTTTGGACTGCCCTATGTGCAATGGCAAG GGTATTAGGATGTGTATGCAATGTGATGGAGAATGTGTGATATGGCAAGAATCTATTGATGAACAACCGTGGGAGGAAGTTCTATCTAG TTCTCCCTTGAAAGTAAAGGAAGATGATGAAGTCGACAAACTAGATATAAAGATCAGCACCTCAAAAAGATCAAAGCGTACTTATCCATCTCCATCTCCGGAAGTTGCCATGAAGATTAGTCGATCGTTAAGA AGTCTGAATGCTAAAACAGGATTGTTTACTAAACACATGAAGATTATACACCAAGATGCCAAATTGCATGCTCAAAGAGTTGCTGCAATCAAG AGAACAAAAGGTACTCCTGCAGCAAGAAATGATGCTTCTGAAAAACAAAAGGCATTCTTCAGGGATCCCGAGAATCGACTCAAGAGAAGCGTTGCCATGAAAG GGGTGAAATTTTACTGCAGTAAATGCGGGCAAGAAGGACATAGAAGCTTCTATTGCCCAACCGTGAGGGAAAATTCGACCAGAGTGCAGTTCAGATGCCGGTTATGTGGGGGAAAGGGACATAATAGCCGAACATGTGGGAAACCAAAGTCAGACAATGAACGTCAGCGGCAGCCTCGGCATTGCAGCCTATGTGGTGAAAAGGGTCACAACCGTCAGAACTGCCCTGGGTCCCCACGGGTGGAGGTTGGCACTTCTGGGCATATTTCTAAGAAAGTTAACCGTCCCAATTCAGGTATTTATTCATGTAGTTTCTGCTCAGAAAGAGGGCATAACAGACGGACATGCCCAAAACGAAATGCTAGCTTAGAAAGATGA